A section of the Burkholderia mallei ATCC 23344 genome encodes:
- the rsfS gene encoding ribosome silencing factor, with product MDIRKLQRVIVDALEDVKAQDIKVFNTSHLTELFDRVIVASGTSNRQTKALASNVRDKVKEAGGDIVSSEGEDTGEWVLVDCGDAVVHILQPALRQYYNLEEIWGDKPVRMKLGGPAAHARGARAADGADDDESDEHETPAARPARKATAARRR from the coding sequence ATGGACATTCGCAAACTCCAGCGCGTAATCGTCGACGCTCTCGAAGACGTCAAGGCGCAAGACATCAAAGTGTTCAACACGAGCCACCTGACCGAGCTGTTCGACCGCGTGATCGTCGCGTCGGGCACGTCGAACCGGCAAACGAAGGCGCTCGCGTCGAACGTGCGCGACAAGGTCAAGGAAGCCGGCGGCGACATCGTCAGCTCCGAGGGCGAGGACACGGGCGAATGGGTGCTCGTCGACTGCGGCGACGCGGTCGTCCACATCCTGCAGCCGGCGCTGCGCCAGTACTACAACCTCGAGGAGATCTGGGGCGACAAGCCGGTGCGGATGAAGCTCGGCGGCCCGGCGGCGCACGCGCGCGGCGCGCGGGCGGCCGACGGCGCGGACGACGACGAATCGGACGAGCACGAGACGCCCGCCGCGCGCCCCGCCCGCAAGGCGACGGCCGCGCGCCGCCGCTGA
- the rng gene encoding ribonuclease G, with translation MNEEILINITPQETRVALVQQGAVQELHVERTLSRGRVGNVYLGKVVRVLPGMQSAFIDIGLERAAFLHVADIWQPRAGDAPAAATHQPIEKIVFEGQTLMVQVIKDPIGTKGARLSTQISIAGRTLVYLPQEPHIGISQKIESEAEREAVRARLTAVIPSDEKGGYIVRTIAEDATSDELAADVAYLRKTWATIVAQGQRVPPTSLLYQDLDLAQRVLRDFANDDTTRIQVDSRETHQRLVEFAAEFTPAVSPKLHHYTGKRPLFDLYNIEAEIQRALSRRVDLKSGGYLMIDQTEAMTTIDVNTGGYVGARNFDDTIFKTNLEAAHTIARQLRLRNLGGIIIIDFIDMENAEHRDAVLAELKKALSRDRTRVTVNTFSQLGLVEMTRKRTRESLAHVLCEPCPTCQGKGQVKTSRTVCYDILREILRESRQFNPREFRVIASQQVIDLFLDEESQHLAMLIDFIGKPVSLQVESNLSQEQYDIVLM, from the coding sequence ATGAACGAAGAGATCCTGATCAACATCACGCCGCAGGAAACGCGGGTCGCGCTCGTCCAACAAGGCGCGGTGCAGGAGCTTCACGTCGAGCGCACGCTGTCGCGCGGACGCGTCGGCAACGTCTATCTCGGCAAGGTCGTGCGCGTGCTGCCCGGCATGCAGTCGGCGTTCATCGACATCGGGCTCGAGCGCGCGGCGTTCCTGCACGTCGCCGACATCTGGCAGCCGCGCGCGGGCGACGCGCCCGCCGCCGCGACGCACCAGCCGATCGAGAAAATCGTGTTCGAGGGCCAGACGCTGATGGTCCAGGTGATCAAGGACCCGATCGGCACGAAGGGCGCGCGGCTGTCGACGCAGATCAGCATCGCGGGGCGCACGCTCGTCTACCTGCCGCAGGAACCGCACATCGGCATCTCGCAGAAGATCGAGAGCGAGGCCGAGCGCGAGGCGGTGCGTGCGCGGCTGACCGCGGTGATCCCGTCCGACGAGAAAGGCGGCTACATCGTGCGCACGATCGCCGAGGACGCGACCTCCGACGAGCTCGCCGCCGACGTCGCGTACCTGCGCAAGACGTGGGCGACGATCGTCGCGCAGGGCCAGCGCGTGCCGCCGACGAGCCTGCTGTATCAGGATCTCGATCTCGCGCAGCGCGTGCTGCGCGATTTCGCGAACGACGACACGACGCGCATCCAGGTCGATTCGCGCGAGACACACCAGCGGCTCGTCGAGTTCGCGGCCGAGTTCACGCCGGCCGTCAGCCCGAAGCTGCACCACTACACCGGCAAGCGGCCGCTGTTCGATCTGTACAACATCGAGGCCGAAATCCAGCGCGCGCTGTCGCGTCGCGTCGATCTGAAATCGGGCGGCTACCTGATGATCGATCAGACCGAGGCGATGACGACGATCGACGTGAACACGGGCGGCTACGTCGGCGCGCGCAATTTCGACGATACGATCTTCAAGACGAATCTCGAGGCGGCGCACACGATCGCGCGGCAGCTTCGGCTGCGCAATCTCGGCGGGATCATCATCATCGATTTCATCGACATGGAGAACGCCGAGCATCGCGACGCGGTGCTCGCCGAGCTGAAGAAGGCGCTCTCGCGCGACCGCACCCGCGTGACGGTGAACACCTTCTCGCAGCTGGGGCTCGTCGAGATGACGCGCAAGCGCACGCGCGAATCGCTCGCGCACGTGCTGTGCGAGCCTTGCCCGACGTGCCAGGGCAAGGGCCAGGTGAAGACGTCGCGCACCGTGTGCTACGACATCCTGCGCGAGATCCTGCGCGAGTCGCGACAATTCAATCCGCGCGAGTTTCGCGTGATCGCGTCGCAGCAGGTAATCGACCTCTTTCTCGACGAGGAGTCGCAGCATCTCGCGATGCTGATCGACTTCATCGGCAAGCCGGTGTCGTTGCAGGTCGAGTCGAACCTGAGCCAGGAGCAGTACGACATCGTCTTGATGTGA
- the rlmH gene encoding 23S rRNA (pseudouridine(1915)-N(3))-methyltransferase RlmH has product MKLHIVAVGHKMPGWIASGFDEYAKRMPPELRIELREVKPELRSGSRTADSVMAAEQQRIEAALPKNARVVALDERGRDWTTMQLAQALPAWQQDGRDVAFVIGGADGLAPALKSRAELLLRVSSLTLPHGMVRVLLAEQLYRAWSITQNHPYHRA; this is encoded by the coding sequence ATGAAACTGCACATCGTCGCGGTCGGCCACAAGATGCCCGGCTGGATCGCGTCCGGCTTCGACGAGTACGCGAAGCGGATGCCGCCCGAGCTGCGCATCGAGCTGCGCGAAGTGAAGCCCGAACTGCGCTCGGGCTCGCGCACGGCCGACAGCGTGATGGCCGCCGAGCAGCAGCGGATCGAAGCCGCGCTGCCGAAGAACGCGCGCGTCGTCGCACTCGACGAGCGCGGCCGCGACTGGACCACGATGCAGCTCGCGCAGGCGCTGCCCGCGTGGCAGCAGGACGGCCGCGACGTCGCGTTCGTGATCGGCGGCGCCGACGGGCTCGCCCCGGCGCTCAAGTCGCGCGCCGAGCTGCTGCTGCGCGTGTCGAGCCTCACGCTGCCGCACGGCATGGTGCGCGTGCTGCTCGCCGAGCAGCTTTACCGCGCGTGGAGCATCACGCAGAATCACCCCTACCATCGCGCGTAG
- a CDS encoding Maf family protein, protein MPEHAAPSYPFVYLASQSPRRRELLDQLGVRYELLAPAPDEDAEALEAELPGEAPDHYVLRVCVAKAQAARARLVARGLPAAPVLVADTTVTIDGAILGKPADAADALAMLARLAGRTHDVLTALAVIDATGELMPPALSRSAVRFAPAAREALARYVETGEPFGKAGAYAIQGRAAEFVERIDGSHSGIMGLPLFETAALLRAAHVAF, encoded by the coding sequence ATGCCCGAGCACGCCGCCCCGTCCTACCCGTTCGTCTACCTCGCCTCGCAAAGCCCCCGGCGCCGCGAACTGCTCGATCAGCTCGGCGTGCGCTACGAATTGCTCGCGCCCGCGCCCGATGAGGATGCCGAAGCGCTCGAGGCCGAGCTGCCGGGCGAGGCGCCCGACCATTACGTGCTGCGCGTGTGCGTCGCGAAGGCGCAAGCCGCGCGCGCGCGGCTCGTCGCGCGCGGCTTGCCGGCCGCGCCCGTGCTCGTCGCCGACACGACGGTGACGATCGACGGCGCGATCCTCGGCAAGCCCGCCGACGCCGCCGACGCGCTCGCGATGCTCGCGCGCCTCGCCGGCCGCACGCACGACGTGCTGACGGCGCTCGCGGTGATCGACGCGACGGGCGAGCTGATGCCGCCCGCGCTGTCGCGCTCGGCGGTCCGCTTCGCGCCCGCCGCGCGCGAGGCGCTCGCGCGCTACGTCGAAACCGGCGAGCCGTTCGGCAAGGCCGGCGCGTACGCGATCCAGGGGCGCGCGGCGGAATTCGTCGAGCGAATCGACGGCTCCCATTCAGGTATCATGGGTCTGCCCCTTTTTGAGACCGCGGCGCTGCTGCGCGCCGCGCACGTCGCCTTCTGA